In Canis aureus isolate CA01 chromosome 25, VMU_Caureus_v.1.0, whole genome shotgun sequence, the genomic window tctgcctctctctctctgcgtctctctcatgagtaaataaaataaaataataaataaataaataaataaatgtgaactcTTGATTTCCCCGTTCCCTGCCGCGCTGCGCATTCCCTATCTCTGATGCACCACCATCCACGGGGAAGACCAGAAGTCGTCCTAGCCTTTCCTTCTCCTGACCCGTCACCAGTGAATCACCAGACGAATCCTATTCGACCTCTTAATGACCCCATGCATCCTCATCCTTGTTCTCGATGCCCACAGCCGCTGCCCTAACCAAGACGGCTACAGCGTGTGGGCCCAGTGCAAATGAACAAGCAGGGCCACCTGTTGAAACTAGACcttcaggggggatccctgggtggctcagcggtttagcacctgcctttggcccagggcgtgatcctggagtcccaggattgagtccctcgtcgggctccctgcatggagcctgcttctccctcctcctgtgtctctgcccctctctctctctctctctatcacaaataaataaataaatcttaaaaaaaaaaaaagaaagaaagaaagaaagaaaagaaactggatcTTCAGACAGTGCGAGTGACAAACCAAGCCCGGCCCCGTGTAAGTGTGGGGCCCTACGCGATTCCACACGCAGCATGTCCAGGAAGCCAGTCCTGGCTCAAGCCCTGCCTCACTCTTGTCTGAACTGGAGGCACTTTACTGGCCTCTCTCACGTCTGGCCTGCGTGCTTTCACGCCTTACGCACAGCTACTGGAGTGCAAGTCTTCCCTGGCCTTCGGGATAAAACCCCAGCTCCTCAGCACGATGCGCAGGACTTCGGATCCCGGCCCTGCTCACTTCTCCAGGATCTTCTCTgttgctccccaccccccttttttttttttaggattttatttatttattcatgcgagacacagagagggacgcctgggtggctcagcagttgagtggctgccggtggcccagagcatgaccctaaagtcccaggatcgagtcccatatcaggctccctgcatggagcctgcttctccctctgcctgcgtctctgtttctctttctgtctctcattccctctttttttaagattttatttatttattcatgagagacagacagaggcagagactctggggtcacgcccgCTAAGCCACCAGGCGTACTCCCACCTCCCATTCCTTGTTAATCTCCACCTAGACCTCTGTGACTCTATGAACCCGGTTCCCTTTGCCTAGGATGTCCTTCTTCTTCCACCCCCCTTCCCCAAAAACCTCCTGTTCATCATTCAAAACCCGGCGCGGATATCTCTCTGTGAACCTTCCCCTGACCTCCTCCTCAGCCGTCTCACTCCTTTTCTCTACGCCCCGATACACTTTAGAGTGAGGGTcaacaaactttttcttaaatagCCAGATGGTAACTATTTCAGGTCTTGCTCACTGAGAGGCAAAACCGAGAGAGAGTACCATAGAGTAGGTACTTCTATAACCATTTTAAGGGGGGGGACATTCCTGGCTCGTGGCCCATATAAAAACAGATGGATGGGGGTCGgcgtgcctggctggctcagttgggagagcctggaactcttgatctcaggggtcatgagttcaaaccccatgttgggtgtagaccttactgtaaaaaaacaaaacaagactgcTGATGGTCCATAAGCCAGAGTTTGCGGACCCCTCCTTTAGAAAATCaattaagggggatccctgggtggctcagtggtctagcgcctgccttcagcccagggcgcgatcctggagtcccgggatcgagtcccatgtcgggctccctgcatggagcctgcttctccctccgcctgtgtctctgcctctctctctctctgcctatcataaataaataaataaataaataaataaataaataaataaataaataaatacttttaaaaaaagaaagaaaatcaattaagcatttaaatatttacatacgTGTGTCCCCTGCTGGACCCGTGCAAGCCCACGTATCATACCCCCCTGTATCCCCAGGGTCTAGCTCAGAGTCCAGCACGTCACCTCTGTCAGTTGGATGaacaggtgaatgaatgaaccacTGAACAGTGGCCCACACCCCCGTGTGGAGTGAAGCCAAGATCCTGGATGCTTCTTTTGCTACCTTTCTTCATCCGGCTCCTCTTATCAACTGTGCTATCAACTATCAACTATGGGACCCCCTAATCTGAACCACCTTTGaatcctggagagaaggcaggcagcgCTCCCTCCTAATAAACTCAAGGCTTCCTGGGTGTCCCGAGCTGCTCCTGCAGCTTGGTCTTGTCTTCGGCCCCTAGAGAAGCGGCCCGGACATTCTGACGGTCTGTCTCCACGTCGCGACAATTCTTGGCAATGAACCTATATGTGTCCTGCTGTGCAACGAGAGGAAGGAAACGACTTGGGTCTTTAGGAAGGGGTGAAACAGCTTTGGTGTAAGTAGTAGGGGGATTTTCAACAGAGAGGCCCCAATTGCACTAGCCAAGGGCAAGGGAAGTGAGGGAGGAAGTGGCTGACGTTGGGTAATCGGGGAGTTTCTTATCCATTCAGGCTCGTATGGGATCATGTCTTGAAGCCCGACGGCCCACCAGAAGAGACGGCTCTCCGAGTGAGCTGGGCTCCTTCCACGGGAGTGCGAACTGAAGCCTGGGAGCCTCAGGTGAGTCCTTCTGTCGTGGGTGTACCTTTACCTTGTCTCATCTCCCAGgtggtaaaaacagaaaaacaaagcaaacctgAGGCCTGTGTGCGTAGCAGACAGGGGCAGCGGGGGCGACAGTAGCATCCGGatagagggaggggaaagggcaAAGATTAGACAGTAAGAGGCTGCTGGGGCTACGGAGGACATCTGCATGGACACTGGAGGGGCCTGGAGCTTGGACCCGTTGGACGCCGAGACATATTTGGATGAGAATTGGGGGAAATCGTTGAGAATGGGAAAGGACTCCGAGAGCCTCAGGCAAGGGTGAGGATGCAGAGGCCTGGCCGCGGCTGGGCAGACTGGCGAGCTTCCAAACCAGTTCGGTGTCCAGGGGCCAAGAGCTGAGTTCGAGACCAGGTTCTGACTCCTTCTCCCCCCCGTACCCACCTCTTTAGCCTCCGTCATGTGGAACACCTCCGATGCCAACTTCTCCTGCTACCATGAGTCCGTTCTGGGCTACCGTTACGCTGCAGTTGTGTGGGGGGTGGTGGTCGCTGTCACAGGCACCGCGGGCAACGCACTCACCCTGCTGGCCTTGGCCATCCAGCCCAAGCTCCGCACCCGCTTCAACCTGCTCATCGCCAACCTCACGGTGGCCGACCTGCTCTACTGCACCCTCCTCCAGCCCTTCTCCGTGGACACCTACCTCCACCTGCGCTGGCGCACTGGCGCCACCTTCTGCAGGGTCTTCGGGCTCCTCCTCTTTGCGTCCAACTCTGTGTCcatcctcaccctctgcctcatCGCCCTGGCCCGCTACCTCCTTATTGCCCACCCTAAGCTCTTTCCCCGGGTCTTCAGTGCCAAGGGCATGCTGCTGGCCCTGGTGAGCACTTGGGTGGTGGCCGTAGGCAGCTTTGCCCCTCTCTGGTCCGTCTATGTCTTGGTGCCCGTGGTCTGCACCTGCAGCTTTGACCGCATCCGAGGCCGGCCCTACACCACCATCCTCATGGGCATCTACTTCGTGCTGGGTCTCAGCAGCGTTGGCGTCTTCTATTGCCTCATCCACCGCCAGGTGAAGCGAGCAGCCCAGGCGCTGGATCGGTACAAGCAGGCAAGCGTCCGCTCCAACCATGTGGCTGGGATAGAGGCGACCCCCGGCCGTTTCCAGGAGCTGGACAGCGGGCTGGCGTCAGAGAGGCCCAGCGAGGGCACTTCGTCCGAGCCAGCCAGCTCTGCCACGGCCCAGACCCTGGAATGGGCCCCTTCAGAGCTGGGGGACCAGCACGGCGGGGAGGAAGCTCAGCAGAGGGCAGAGAAGGGCCGGCCAGGAGCACCCGCCAGGACCAGGCCAGCCCAAAGAGCCCCGAGAACTCAGGACTCCCCATCGGAGTTTGGGAAAGTGACTCGGATGTGTTTTGCTgtgttcctctgcttctccctgagcTACATCCCCTTCTTGCTGCTCAACATCCTGGATGCCAAGGCCGAGGCTCCTCGGGTTGTCCACATGCTCGCTGCCAACCTCACCTGGCTCAACGGTTGCATCAACCCCCTGCTCTACGCGGCCATGAACCGGCACTTCCGCCAAGCCTACGCCTCCCTCCTGAGACGAGGGCCCCAGAGTTTCCGTAGGTTCCACTAGAACCGTCCCCAGTTGTCACCAGAACCCGAGGCCGACTCCCCCAGAGCCGCGTGGCCAGGTGGCCGGGTGCGGGGGAGGAGGTGCAGGAAGACGGGGCCTTTTCACAGGCGACTGTCCTCCTAGCCCCAACCGGCCCGTCCCCTGATCAATGCTTGGGCCCTAGGCTGCCCGAGGTGGGTCACCAATAAACGCGTTTGATCCTTTTAAGGCTCAGGTGTGGTTTTGGGGACAGATAGGCCAGGATTGGTTGCAGCTGGCCCTAAGAGTTGAGAGTTTTGGGGGGGGCTGGGTCACTGCGGGGTCAGGAGGCAGTGGGCCCAGGACGCAGCCTTCAGCTGAGGGGTTTCGGGTATAAAACACGAGTTGGCTTAAGAGGATCCCCCTGTCTTCTTGTGTGACTTCCCAGAAATGGCCCCTGCCCCTAAGTGGCGCCGCcaggaccccccccacccccgcaaacAGGTTCCTCAGCTCCCCAGAGCTCTGGGATCCAGCTCTGACAGCCCTCCGGCGAGCCCCGCGCCCAGTCCCCGCCCCAGGTAGGGAGCCTCCGGGACAGGACCCCGCGCCCCGGGAGCAGTGGCACATGGGGAGGGTCGGGCTGCCCTCGCGTCGCTCAGGTCACAGCTGACCACTGGAGGCCCGGCCCTCGCTCCCCCGACTTGCTCGGCACCCTGCGTGGGGAGAGCGGAGCAGAGACTGGGTGAGCGCGGGGGGCCAGGGCCCAGCTGGGGGACACCCCAGGGCTCCCCCTCCAGCTCCGTCAGCCGTCGCCGCAGCCGCGCACTCTGCGAACCTAAGGTACCTGTGGCCACCAGGTGACGCTGGTTCTCTGTGTTTGCTCCTCGGTGTCCCTGCTGCGGCCgggacggggggcggggaggccacAGGCCGGGCGGGGTGGGGACTCGGCTCCCGCGGCCTCTCCCCCAGAGCTCAGGAGGGGAGGTTTGGCGGAGTGGACGTGACCGTTCCCGGGGTACTTGCCCCCGTCGGGCTGGGGTGAGGGACGCAGGGCGCGAGGGGCACCCACGTGGGGCTGTGCAGGCAGCGAGGCTCCTAGGCCAGGGCCCCACGGAATAGGCGAAGACCAGGGACAGGAGAGGGACAGCCAGGTCGGGGGGACATCGATGTCCCCACACTCGACGCGCCTCGAGGCCCTGGAGTCCCACGGCCTAATCACGACACGTGTTTCTGGGAGCCCGTGTTCCACAGAAACCACagccagggaaactgaggcaagctCAGGCCACTGAGGCAGGGGTGCAGCCAGGTGGGGTGAGCAGTGGGGACGAGGGGTCCAGTCGGGGCGCCCTGGTAGTTAGCTTTGGGGCCTGGGCCCCCCTGGAgcctctgggccaccggggcttgatttttgttttttctttcttttttttttttttttttatttttgttttcaattaaagatttgtatttatttgagagaaagaaagagtgggggggggggatggaggagagaaggggagggggagggagaggcagcccccccaagccgggctcatctcaggacctgagcggaaggcaggcagGTGCTTGACCCACCGAGCCCCGCAGGTGCGCCTGGGCCACGGGTTCTATCCTGGGCACCGGGTTTGGGGGCGCTGCCCTCTTACCCGTGCCCAGCGCGGCCCAAACCCTCGGAATTCTTACGGAGTTTACCGAGGAGGCTTTATTATGGCCTCgttcttagaaatgaaaaaaatgggagCGCGAAGAGGTTGCGCGCTTCGTGCAAAGCGCAGGACGTCCCAGGAGGTGGCGGGACTGGAGGGCGGGGTCCCCGTCACCACGTGTCCGGCAGGAGCCGACAATTGTCCCAAGGGCTGTGAGAGGGCTCCCCTTCCACATCCCTTGAAGGCAGTTCAGAAGCTTTGGGGCAGGtagaaagcagcagcagcagagactGGAGTTAGACCTAAGGAGGGACTTCCCAGTTCTCGGCCGCCGGAGAAGACGACTCACGGGCCACAAGGAGGAAACGAGTCCGCGCCCCGAGAGGCCGGACCCCGGCAAGGACGCAGCCCCCGCCTCCCTCACCCtccgcgcccccccacccccgcctctaATTTCGCTAAAATCCTAGGAAAATGGGGCGGAAGGAAGGACGGccaggcggcggccgcggggtcCACGCGCGAGCCCGGGCGCCCCCGCGGCTTCCCTTTGTCCCGCGTCCGTccgtccgcccgcccgcccgcgggccgcccccgctcctcctcccctccccgcccctcccctccccgcccccccgctcgCCCCCGCCGTCGCTCCGGGCAGATTTATGGCCCGCCCAGGGCTTCTCATTGGCCGCGCGCTGACAGCGCTTGATTTAACGCCTCCCCCCATTGGCGGAGCCTGACAGCCCGATTTACGAGCCGCCCTGCCATTggccgcccggcccgcgccctGATTTACGGCTCCGCGGccgcggagggagggagggaggggaggggaggggagggggcggcgggcccGAGGaggcccctcccctccgctccttccctccctccctccctccctccctccgcggCCGCCTCCCTCCGCCCCGCGAGACGCCCTCGGGTGCCTGTTCCTGCGGCGCCTCCGCCCTGTCAccccggggagggcaggggaggggagtggagggagcgCGAGGGCGGCCGAGGGGACCACGGGGGTGACGGGCGAGGGGAGGCCGCgggcggggagcagggaggggggccGCGGGACGGGGCGCTGGCCTAGGGGTgcgggggcctggggcaggggggaggcgggggagatCCCGCCCCGACGGCGGCCCGAGGACGGAGAGGCCTAGAGCAGCGGGGCGCGGCGGCGAGGGGACAGCGGCAGGGACGGAGCCCCGCGGGACGGCGACGGGACGGCGGGGACGGGCCCAGCGGctgcccccggcccgccccccccgcccctccccgcccccccccccccccgtccgcGTCCAGGCCCGGCCTTAGCGGTACTGGCGCTTCCGTGCGCGGCGCCCTCCTCCGCGAGCCCACGCCCGGGGCCGCCCACACCCCGTCGGCCGAGCCGGGAAGGGGCGCCGCGGGGCGGGAGTGGGCGGGCCAGGAAGGGCTCCACCTGCAGGCCCCGCGGGCAGCTGCCCCGCCGCCGGGAGGCcgagcagggctggggggagcGTCGCAGGGGCGCCCGGCGGGCGGTCGGGTCGGggagccgccccctccccgggccagCTGCGCTGCGGAGCGGTAGGCCGGAGGGGCCGGAGGGGCCGGGATTAGGCGCGGGTGTCTGTGGCCCGCCCCCCTCGA contains:
- the GPR84 gene encoding G-protein coupled receptor 84, coding for MWNTSDANFSCYHESVLGYRYAAVVWGVVVAVTGTAGNALTLLALAIQPKLRTRFNLLIANLTVADLLYCTLLQPFSVDTYLHLRWRTGATFCRVFGLLLFASNSVSILTLCLIALARYLLIAHPKLFPRVFSAKGMLLALVSTWVVAVGSFAPLWSVYVLVPVVCTCSFDRIRGRPYTTILMGIYFVLGLSSVGVFYCLIHRQVKRAAQALDRYKQASVRSNHVAGIEATPGRFQELDSGLASERPSEGTSSEPASSATAQTLEWAPSELGDQHGGEEAQQRAEKGRPGAPARTRPAQRAPRTQDSPSEFGKVTRMCFAVFLCFSLSYIPFLLLNILDAKAEAPRVVHMLAANLTWLNGCINPLLYAAMNRHFRQAYASLLRRGPQSFRRFH